The following are encoded together in the Cynocephalus volans isolate mCynVol1 chromosome 4, mCynVol1.pri, whole genome shotgun sequence genome:
- the OOSP4A gene encoding oocyte-secreted protein 4A — protein MKISGVLGGLLQLFVLTHGLGELSVTCSESWLQVRLRRTPLVYNVQPQQNELYLGNRCPANIVNVDFFEFLYLVSYCGIQVHEHPLSILIESSITYEPMNQDFGYYIPVSCYIQRKFPMIIVMKRRENNRRESKRPVGQKCSMSCEVENLGTLPAVSFGAVPLVICITLTPICQRTLFKPVSVTCSEFWLRVQIRRIPYVDSLIPQIYELYLGSGCPANRVLPSFFEFIYTLTSCGIRKYVRAVVVFKDFVFLGAVAGG, from the exons ATGAAGATCTCTGGCGTGTTAGGAGGGCTTCTCCAGCTCTTTGTGCTGACTCATGGTCTTGGTGAAT tgtcTGTAACCTGTAGTGAATCCTGGCTCCAGGTCAGACTTAGACGAACGCCTCTAGTATACAACGTGCAACCTCAGCAAAATGAACTCTATCTAGGAAACCGCTGCCCTGCAAACATCGTCAATGTGGACTTCTTTGAGTTCCTTTATCTTGTATCTTATTGTGGCATTCAGGTTCAC GAACACCCACTAAGTATTCTCATTGAAAGTTCAATCACATACGAACCGATGAATCAAGATTTCGGCTACTATATCCCAGTATCATGCTACATTCAAAG aAAGTTTCCAATGATCATTGTgatgaaaaggagagagaataacaGACGTGAATCCAAAAGGCCAGTGGGGCAGAAATGCTCAATGTCATGTGAAGTTGAAAACTTGGGAACCCTTCCAGCAGTGTCATTTGG TGCTGTTCCTTTAGTTATCTGCATAACTCTTACACCCATTTGCCAGAGAACGTTGTTCAAACCTG TGTCTGTCACCTGCTCTGAATTCTGGCTCCGGGTCCAAATTAGACGAATACCTTATGTGGATAGCCTGATTCCCCAGATTTATGAGCTGTATTTAGGAAGTGGCTGTCCTGCAAACAGAGTGCTGCCTAGTTTCTTCGAGTTCATTTATACTCTTACTTCTTGTGGCATCAGGAAATATGTAAGAGCAGTTGTTGTTTTCAAAGACTTCGTCTTTTTGGGGGCTGTGGCCGGGGGATAG